A segment of the Pseudoalteromonas piscicida genome:
AATTTTATGTACTAGATGGCAAGCTTTCTTGTCAGCTTTATCAGCGCAGTGCGGATATTTTCTTAGGTGTGCCCTTTAATATCGCAAGTTATGCGCTGTTAACGATGATGATTGCACAAGTTTGTGACTTAGAAGTGGGGGATTTCGTACATACTTTCGGCGATGCCCATTTATACCTAAACCATATGGAACAAGTTGAAGAGCAGCTAAGCCGAGCGCCGTTTGCGAAGCCACAAATGCAGATCAACCCTCAAGTAAAAGACATATTTGGTTTTAAGTTTGAGGACTTTGAGTTGGTGAACTACGAATGTCACCCGCATATAAAGGCACCGGTCGCGATTTAGGAGCATTTATGAAAGCCGTTATTCCAGTGGCGGGTCTTGGCACTCGCATGTTACCCGCGACGAAGGCCATTCCCAAAGAAATGCTGCCAATTGTCGATAAACCTTTGATCCAGTATGTAGTAGATGAAGCAGCTGCGGCTGGCGTCAAAGAAATTGTACTGGTAACTCATTCAAGTAAAAACTCAATTGAAAATCACTTCGATAAGAGCTTTGAGCTGGAAGCGACACTGGAAAAGCGGGTTAAGCGTCAACTGCTAGAAGAAGTACAATCTATATGCCCCAAAGGTGTTACGCTGATCCATGTGCGTCAAGGTGAGGCTCGTGGCCTTGGTCATGCCATCAACTGCGCTGCACCTGTGATTGGCGATGAGCCCTTTGTTGTTATGCTGCCCGATGTATTGGTTGATGACGCTGCATGCGATCTAACAAAAGATAATCTTGCTGATATGATCGCGCGTTTTAAAACGTCAGGTAATAGCCAAGTGATGGTAGAAGCGGTAGCGCCTGAACTCGTCTCTCAGTTTGGTATTGTGGACTTGGGAGGAGCAGCACTCGCGCAAGGAGAGTCAGGCGCCATGCAGTCTATTGTCGAAAAGCCTGAACTGCAAAGTGCACCTTCAAACTTAGCCGTTGTTGGTCGTTACGTACTTAACAAATCTATTTGGCCACTTTTGGCAAAAACACCGCTAGGCGCTGGTGGCGAAATTCAACTGACTGATGCTATTGCTATGTTGATGGAGCAAGAGCAAGTCGATGCATACTCGTTACGAGGAAAGAGTCATGATTGCGGGAGTAAAATCGGCTATTTAAAAGCGATAGTTGAGCATGCGATGAGAAGAGACGAGTATTCAACTGAGCTTGCTTCTCTTATCGATTCAATTGCTAAAAGGTAATTACATAAAGTTAAATGTACCGATATTTGCGGTAAAAGCATTTGGTTATTTACCGCGATTTATGTACCATAGGTGAAAATGGATTTTTGTTATAACTTATTGTGTATATTCGTTTTTTTAAATTTTTACTACTCGGCTCTGTAATCACCTTAGGTGGCTGTAGTCATTCATCTAAAGAGCCTTCGCTGTTAAGTGAGCAGCAGCTCAAAAGTATTGAGCGATTGAGCTCATTAGAGCAGGATCTCTCAAACCTGCTGACTTTGTTAGAGTCTCAAGCTAGCGTCGATAATATCCAAGCAACATCGAATCCTGACGTAGAGATTAAGCGTTATTCCGCGAGTAAACAAAAGGCGAATCAAACGACTGGAATTCAACTCAAGTTGTTTCCCCTATCTATCAATTCCATGCCTCAAGTTGAGCAGCATCAAGCGCTATTAGCGGCAGTAAAGCGAAAGTTTCCTAGTATATTTTCTGAGGCAGAAT
Coding sequences within it:
- the galU gene encoding UTP--glucose-1-phosphate uridylyltransferase GalU, which produces MKAVIPVAGLGTRMLPATKAIPKEMLPIVDKPLIQYVVDEAAAAGVKEIVLVTHSSKNSIENHFDKSFELEATLEKRVKRQLLEEVQSICPKGVTLIHVRQGEARGLGHAINCAAPVIGDEPFVVMLPDVLVDDAACDLTKDNLADMIARFKTSGNSQVMVEAVAPELVSQFGIVDLGGAALAQGESGAMQSIVEKPELQSAPSNLAVVGRYVLNKSIWPLLAKTPLGAGGEIQLTDAIAMLMEQEQVDAYSLRGKSHDCGSKIGYLKAIVEHAMRRDEYSTELASLIDSIAKR